tatctttcaAGATATGTATCGTCTTCTTCGACTGACCATTTGTCTAGgggggtggaacattgtactgaaagtaagcttcgtccctagtgcctcctacaagcttgaccagaatcgagaagtaaaccttggatctcgatATGATACAATGGATatcggtactccgtgcattctcacaatctcatgcacatacatatcaactagcctactcaaaggatagctaaccttcatcggtaagaagtgagtagattttgtcaacctgtccacgatcacccagatgacattctgcccatgaagtgctaGTGACAATCcaatcacaaaatccatggaatatgctcccatttccacttgatTTAGCTAAGGGTTGCAACGACCCtcccagcctctgatgttcagctttcacctactgacatgtcagacactgctccatgaactaagcaatctgcctcttcataccactccaccagaaggtctcgcgcaagtcttaatacatctttgtactaccaagatgtaccgtatacCACGAACGATGCGCTTCGtccagaattgtccttctgatctcattgtCATTCGGAACACACAGCTTGGTCTCAAACCTCagtacacctccctcagagatgttaaactttgtagccaatccctgttgtaccttttccacaacctccAACAACTCCGCATCACAAGCTtgtgcggctttaatacgctcgaatagagtcggctggaccaccaaactagcaatgaaagtctgatgatccctagataccaactctatacccaagCTCTCCAAATCCTATCTGATGTGACGCTGAGCTATAACTATCGATACAGCCATAGGTtccgacttccaactcaacgcattaaccaccacattagctttccctgggtgataattgatggtgcaattgtaatctttaatcaactcaagccaccatctctgccttatattcaactccttctacgtaaagaaatacctgaggcttttgtggttagtaaagatctcgcattgcacaccatataaatagtgtttCCAGATTTTCAGcgcataaacaacagcagctaacttcaagtcatgcataggataattcttctcatattctttcagttgccgagaagcatatgctactactttaccctgctgcataagtacacatcccagacctttcagggacacgtcactataaattacaaacccaccatcccctaaaggaatggccaaaactggagcagtaaccagacggtgcttcaattcctgaaaacattgCTTGCAATCACTAGTCTATTCAAACTTCACTCATttcttggtcaatcgagtcagaggcccagacaatttATAAAACCCTTCCACGAACCAACAATAATAAcccgccaatcctagaaaactccgaacctcctgcacattcttcgaccttaccccgtcaaccacaacttcaatcttgctaggatcaactgatataccatctccagataccaCATAGCCTAGGAATGCAATCtaactcaactagaattcacacttcttcagtttaacATACAAATTTTTCTCCCGctaaatctgtaatactaacctcgggtgattttcatgctcttttgaactctttgagtaaaccagaatatcatcaatgaacaccaccacaaatCGGTCCAAGTACTCATTGAAAACCcagttcataagatccataaatatggctggagcattcgtcaacccaaaaggcataactaaaaactcgtagtggccataccttGTTCAAAAAGCAGTCTTCACAACATCTTCGAATCataccctcacctgatgataccctgatcgtaggtcgatcttcgaaaagacctgcgtaccctgcagctggtcaaagagatcatctatacgaggcaaagggtagcgattcttcacagtcacctaattaatctcacggtaatcaatgcattTACGCATCGACCcgtttttcttcttcacaaacagtattggagctccccagggtgaaacactaagTTGAAtgaaacccttatccagtaattcctgcaactgcttcttcaactcccaaagttttattggagccatccagtacgaagctttagagatcggtgctttGCCAGACAACAATtatattgcaaactccacctcacgatccaggggtaaatcgggtaaatcttctagaaacacatccgaaaactcgttgaccacctGAATATACTCGAGCTTCAACTCATCTCGGGGCGGTTCCCTCACTcaagctaagtacccctaacATTCgcccaagagtagcctccttgcctgtaatgccaatagaatctgtggcgtcgaacgtacacatgatcccacaaactcatactcttgctccctaggaggtctgaacactactaccttcctatgacaatcaatcactACATAATTGGAGAgtagccaatccattcccagtataacATCAAATCCAGACATGTCGTACACTACAAGGTTCGCCGGTAGCAGTCTTCCCTGAATAATcattgggcagtttcctaacatcttactacagatcgttacactcctagtTGGCATAGCCACAGACAACCATTCATCTAATACTCgagtttcagccccacacaatttcacaaaactagcagatataaacaaATGAGTTgctctcgaatcaaataaaacaatagctctacTCGTAAgtagtaacatggtacctatcaccacattctcAGTGCATTCCGCATCTGCTGGACTAAGTGAATATACCCTTGTCGGAGctgtggttgcctggtagtttccctgaggcatctgattactcccaccaTTCTGGCTCTATACAGGCATATCTCTCCTTGGTGCTTGACAGTTCCGTGACAAGTGGCTTGGTTTGCCataattgtagcagttaccctagAACGGCTGACATTTGCCGtcgtgccatttacgacacttggcgCACAGTGCGGATGATGGATCCCCCTGAAAATTCTGCCACTCGGTGCTCTACCGATAAcctgaactatagttcttcttatTCTTCCACTATCTTTGCTGAGGACCACtctgagaactagaagatacCAGCCTCTTCCTCTGATCCTGCACCCCTTCATCTCCCTAAAGGgcagtctcaactatggtggctttatccaccaaaacagagaactcacggatctgcagcatccccacaagccagcggatgtccttcctcagacccctctcaaacctctgagCCTTCTCGTACTTATTTGGAACCAAATATGGTGCAACcaagataactcgatatatctggtTGCATATCTCCACCGTCAGAGCACCCTGCATTAGGCCtgagaactcatcggccttcacATCATGAGTGGAAACCGGGAAGGATCTTTCAAAAAATACCTTCTTGAAGCTGCCCCAAACCATACCTGATGGACTAGCTCTTACTTCTCAGGCAGACTCACCAAATTCCACCAATGCCTGGCCTCCCCAATCAGTTGGAAGGTAGCGTAAAGGACCTTCTGCCTATCTATGCAGTGAAGGACTTctagaatcctctcggtcttctcgacccagtcctcaaCTATAATCGGATTGGGTCCTTCTGCAAATATCAGagggtgcatgtgtgtgaacctctcaatggtacaccgcACATTGGcaggagagctctcgcgtctcatAACACTCCACCCTATCTCTCGcgtaacctgcctcgtcaaaccccgaggcccggaaggagactcatcacttccAGTCCCCTTAGAGCCACTATCCAAgctgttatccttgggctccaattggaaaatagaataggaatcagttagaattcctatattgtacattgttaacacaatcattacaactaatcatgtcaactatcaCTCTAACGAGTCCAAGCCTGTCCTATCACattgacacgaatccatcaatggtttgctgtgatttttctgaaatcgtcattccaggaagaaCACAGAACACCATCAATGGGTCCTCGTCTAGAAACAACACaatcctcgacctactctacccattcctacatcctatactatggtatgtacacataaatacacctaaccaattctacaagacctaacaacctagtttgCTCTGAAACTAAgttgtcatgcctcgaacccgtAGATGagtcctaggtgtgaatatagtaacctaacctgtctctgtatcaatttaaacatacatgatacaacactgaaagagggtccgaccccttggggtatgaagaaaccctatacacatacacatacacatacacatacacatccatactcatcaagtATACAGTGGAAATCGTTCAGTCTATCCAtatatcataccataccagagtctatacaacactaggatatacattcccataattacaaaacatacttcGGGTGTCTACGAAAAATATCacgacaacccgattacaaaactcatacctatccAGGCACTAACtatagctaaacgacacccccacTTTCGGATGCTAGAATGtcagtttcggctacccgaaggacctgaaaacatttgtatatacatttggggtgagacatctttcagtaaggaagaaagtaggttatatcaatgtgtggcataccagtgttattttacgtaaatcaTAACACCATACGAAACAATACAGTttaaaaacatttccatacagctCCCTACAGTTCTacacagtttcagtattttcacaaattcattctagtacatatgatacccaaacatacggttagtgtcgtcacactagagCAACCAGTACCCTGTGATAATCGAAGCCTTACAGCAATACGTTGCCAATATGGTGTAGCTCATACCCATTGGTGACCATCCGGATTTCatacccttggatatagagtcggacactctcgcccacggtaatgaacctatacatggcgcagcgtacggtattTAGCCGTCATATAATtgtttcagcgtatggtaattagccgccacatagctgatttcaaaaaacctggaatcattttggaactcacgttcctatactcatcaacgtacggtaattagccgccacatagttgttttacaaaatacctagaataattacatacaaccatacattccacacttatttgatttacggcaaatcatatcattttttagTTCAAGAAtgcagttttatacaaatatggattacggtcatctcaataacATAATTTAAACATAACCAACGATTTTCctaacaaagtagagatgattcTCGAAATTCCCAATTTTTTCGAAATTGTAACTTGAAAATCTcgtatttttacctgatagattttctcaaataagttaccaaaacatacatatgatcgaaACCTATAGGTTTATCGATCcagatttcaaaaagtaactaatataaatagaatccccttaccttaacctaaaatccaactacgaactctacgaaccccaaaactacgaaccaaggctccaaaacctataaatcacagtacaatataTGCTTACAACTCGTACtactagacatattttgaaatagaaatagaaatcgaaccttacctcgattttgagtcgaacccaaaaatctctgaaacgaatgaggcgacgaacgacgaagaaaactagagagagagagagagagagagagagagagagagagagagaaatacaTTTCTTAGGCCCAAAGCAAcctaaaatatcttttatagcGCCTTTGACTCGGGcgaactcatcgatgaggtgacgtcttcgtcgatgagacagtcgggtatttcgtcgacgagacggtggcttcgttgacgagcccgagGTTCTGGATTTATccaaacctctcagcttctcctcatcgacaagtttctaaatttcgtcgacgagcgcaacgtagacttcgtcgacgaactctgacttcatcgacgaagcttgctcaaATTACCCTTTTACCCTTTTAATATGCATTCATTCCATACATCACGGTTTAGGTTCTTACAGAGAAGGTATCAAATAGTTACAGGTGTGGCAAGAGGTCTTCTATGCCTGCATGAAGAGGCTCCTGAAAGGATTATTCATGGAGACATCAAAGCTAGTAATATACTATTGGATGAGGAGTTGAATCCGAAGATTTTAGATTTTGGCTTGGCAAGGCTTTTTTCTCCGTAAGCCACCCATACATTGACATTTAGGATTTTTGGTATTCGGTGAGTAATTTTCTTGCTTCAGATCTCTGTGTTGCTTGTTGCCAAAACCTAACGCTTGGTCATTTTATTGTCTTCTTTATTTAAGTTTCCCTTGGCTAGTATTACAGTTGACATTTCCAGGAGGATCCTCGTGGAAATTGAAACGTGCAACTAAAAACTTTTGTTGGATTGCAGTGGTTACGTCGCTCCTAAATACGGTTTACATGGATACTTGTCAGTGAAGTTGGACGTTTTCAGCTTTGGTGTTCTGGTGTTGGAGATTGTGAGTGGGAGAAAGAATCATGATGGGCGGCTTGGTGCAGAAAAGGCAGACCTCTTGAGTTAGTAAGTGTTAGAGAATAGTTAATGAAGCAATTATTTGGGaggtcattttctttttctttttcttttttttttgtttgtttgtgcAGCTTCCTTTTTAATCTAAAGTTGAACATTATAacaaaatttgtgtttttttttccttcaacAAGTGAAGattgagttttttcccatttatctttttttttttcaaaaatatattaaataatatatatttttaaaataattctcGAAATGATTATGTAGTAATCTTGTTACTTGGTTCAGCGAGATTTGTTTGGAAAAATAGTGTGGCGTtagacgcgtggcaaatctcattgattcatccagcgagatttgctttaGAATTGGAATTTGCTCATCCATCCGTCTTTGGACGAGTGGCAAATCTTGCTAGTTCatctagcgagatttgcttgCATATTGACTTTCTTGCTTTTTTTACTCGTGGACGAACTAGCAGTAGAGAGAAGAGGGACTTTGTAGAGTAGACTTCAACTTTGAGGGGAAGGTTGATGGATTTATCAATAAGGGAAAATTTGATATAATCGAGAATTAATTatacattttaaaagaaaatattaataaattttgttatttaGAGGAAGGTTGATGGATTTATCAATAAGGGAAAGTTTGACAATATCgagaattaattataaattttaaaagaaaatattaataaattttgttattGAGGGGAAGGTTGATGGATTTATCAATAAGGAAGGTACAGACGGCCGCCCCCTTCACAAATATTATTTCATATGCACAGCAAATCTTGCTACTTGGTGTAACGAGATTTAAATGACAGTTCAATTTAATCTAGACATATGTTAAGACAAATCTCGTAGAAGTAAATAGGATTCCTGAGGTAGGCGTATTCTTGTCTAATTCATGACTACCTAGAGAATTGGGTTCATGTTTAGTTGTAGAAAATAGtgttttcaatttattttttcatttgaattttttttaagaaaggcAAGAGTTAGCTAATTTTTCGCGTCTGTAGGAAATAAATGAATGATAAAAATTTTGAGACTGTTTACTTGTGCAAGtagttttacttttattttttaattttaaaacaattgTAAAAAAAGTTTgttgtttttagtttttcaaatttttatacaaaaaatttgggaaacatctgtttttttttttttaattacttaaCTTTTACTTTACATATGAGAGCATGAAATTTAGGTATTGGCCTCTAATTTGTGTGGATTTTGTACTAAATTTCTTATAAAtttgtacaaattcaaattcaaatatcaaaATTCATTATATCAAATGGTACctcatatcatttttttaaaaattgaaaaacatgttgtcttttttttttataattattttaaaatatagaaataaaaacggaaaaaattattttgcacatttaaacaaactctttccTATTTACTCTTTCAataagaatcttaaaaagaattacaaaaaataaattaaaattttataatttttaaaaataaaaatgttttatgCAACTAAATGACTATAGATTTGcttttaaaaaaatggaaagaaaaatCTTAAGTAATAAGGAATGAATGTTATAATTATGTATCACATGTAGCCATATGGATGCACTCATTGTAtgtggttaaaaaaaaaattagttacaTCAGTCAATCCTAAAGTGAATTTATATGGATTTAATGCAAAAAGTCTCATCTCATCTGTCAACCCTaccagaagaaagaaaaaaaaaaatatttatacatcAACATCTACCGTCACAACTAGTTAGCCATATATATGGCCGAAGCTTCTTGTTTCAAATTCTCCAACTCGGCTTGAAATTACTCCAACTCCTCCAATGTCATTGTATCAATAGGCTGCTCCCACCAGGACGCTCCGCTGCCGCCACATGCTGGCGGAGGACGACCCTCGACTACTGAAGAGCCTTGGCCGGCGAGGTAGCTGTCGATGACAGAGTCCGAGCTGGGATGGCCGAAGCAGAAGAAGTTGTTGCTAGGTGACTTGACAACAATGGCAATCTCCACGCCGTAATGTACACATACCTTACTCGCAGCCTTAAAGAGGCCTTGTCGGCGCTTTGAAAACGTAACTTGGCGTTTCTTTTTATCTTTAATCTTCTTCATCGCCACCTTTCTTCGACCTGCcgttttcttcttttttgaattATCCATTATCTGTACCTTTATGAAAATCACAATATGCAAGCATTacacttcatatatatatatatatagagagagagagagagagagagagagagagagagagagagagagagagagagagagagagagatcatttttaaaaaaaataaataatcaattattcaataaataattaaaagcaTAATGGTAGAGAAAAGTGATGAAAAAAGGTAATTAAATATAAACTCTAATTTTACATATATTCGTAAAACCCCAAGAAGCCAGCAGAGAAAAATATATTACCGGCAGATAATAATCGAAAGCATTCGGGTCTACTGTCTAGTCATGGACGAAAGAGGAAGCACTGGAAACCATGGAGAACTCTCAAATAGGCACGTGATCTTCTTCGGGTTGCTGATCAGTTCTAAACCCCAGCCTGTCGCCTTCCATCCCGCCAGCGACGGAAATTGGTTGGATGAATGATTCATTCGATCCTAGAAGGGAATCCTCAAATTAAAACATTTTCACTCGCAAATGCGACTTgagatcaaagagagagagagagagagagagagagagagagagagagagagagagagagagaagcttcaCCTGTAAAAGCTAAGATCGCTAGATATAAAGGGATACAATGTCGGTGGGAATGGGAATTTTTTCTGACCGACCTGATTGCAACGGtcagaaaataaaaattgttcgCTTGCCTGAACGCCAGTGAGGGAAATTagcatttttgaatttttttctcaaataatattaaatttttattattcctGAAATCCTatccttaatattttaaattacaaaattttatCTTCAGTTTGTACATTTGATTTTGTTACGTACCAAGGGTGTAGTACGCCCTACCAATGAAAGAAATAATattaaagaatttattttttttttggtttatatatttttaaaaataaaaaaaattaaagtaa
The Malania oleifera isolate guangnan ecotype guangnan chromosome 13, ASM2987363v1, whole genome shotgun sequence DNA segment above includes these coding regions:
- the LOC131145872 gene encoding agamous-like MADS-box protein AGL61; translated protein: MDNSKKKKTAGRRKVAMKKIKDKKKRQVTFSKRRQGLFKAASKVCVHYGVEIAIVVKSPSNNFFCFGHPSSDSVIDSYLAGQGSSVVEGRPPPACGGSGASWWEQPIDTMTLEELE